CACACAGGGATTAGAAAGGCCATGGAGTGGAGAAGATTGGGAGAGATGCCAGATCCAGCGAGGTTCAGTCATGAGGTGGCTGTACTCGAAGGGCAACTTTACGTGTTCGGAGGCAAGAAGTATTATGGCACCGACGACACCCTGAATTCTGTCTGCAGGTGAGAGAGGCTAATCATGGATCTCAACTAAAGACAACCATTTACAGCTTTAAAGGCATGTTTCAATGTCTCTACCCTCATCTCATTTTACCATTCTTTGTAGGTATGACCCCCTTCAAAACAGCTGGGAGAGACTAGCTGAAATGCAGGAGAAGAGATGCTCTTTCTCCGTGGTTGTGCTGGATGGAAAGATATATGCAATCGGCGGTCATTGTGACCTGGACTATATAGAGGGTGTGGAACGATACTGCCCCATTGCAAACTCTTGGAGGTACGTTGGAAGGgatattgatttttaaaagtgtttgcTACCAGACATTATAATTTGCTTGCTAAACActttacattaacataaaatCAGATGCAGTGGAAAAATCCAACATTGTTTACAAGATCAGACCCTCAGTGTATACAGAAAGCTGACTGTCCAGAATCGTGGCCTGAAACAAACATGACTATAAATATGCTTTAAAGAAAATTAACTAGAGTTGTTGAGAGGCTGAAGATTAAGTGTAGATTTGTAGGGATTAGAGGAGGACAGATAGGAGATAAAAGGGTTTTGGCAGGGGAAGATACAGGCCAACCACTAAGTCTTAGCTAGAAACCGGAGAGGGCTAGCTGGTGATTGAATACTCCAAGGTGATGAAAGGACAGAATAAGTGTGAACAGTAAGATAATTCTGACTGTGGCAAAGAGTGGTTTGAGACTACCCTATCAACGCATATTATCATTAGCCACTACAACCTGaaacttttttctattttccatAAATCCTCAATTATGTCACACTGTGTCTCAGACTAAactaattttacattttcagatattaaatgtatttttctcttccAGCTTTGCCTGCCCCTTGGATCTGCCTTTGAGTGCCCATGTAGCAAAAGTTTTACATGGACAGATCTTTGTTTCCGGAGGGCTGAGCAGCAACTACCAATGTCTTTCATCCATGTTCCTGTACCACCCAGAGACAGGAAGCACTTACCTGGCAAACATGGCTGAACCTCGAGCTCATCACTGCATGGAGACCCTGGGTGAATGTCTTTACGTAGCAGGTGGAATCACCACAGGTAATCTCATAAATATTGTTGACCAGCTAGCTTGTGAGGTGTACAATCCAGTGTCCGACTCCTGGACTGCCTTCGCATGTCTGCCAGTGCCACATGTAGGAGCAGGAAGTGCCGTATTAGAGGGAAAGTTTTATGTGCTTGGTGGATACACCCAGGAGGACTACAGGGACACAAAGTTGGTCCATCGTTACGATCCCACCACGCAGAGATGGGAGAACATGGGCAAGATGCCGGGACCGAACAATGACATCCGTGCGTGTCTGCTGCGTTTGCCACAACACTTCCGATTGTAAGACATATCTGGTGACATACACCAACTCGACTGTTGTTATGGTAACACTTTCACAGGTCCGgaaatttcatggtaagtaggtgggAATTACGAAGCAACATAATTGAGTTTTGAATTTCTTTGAAACTACCCCCAACCTACCACaataagtacctcaaaattggttgaaaattattttttttaacaagcatCAATTAATAGCAATATCAATAGCAGGTAattttgaaatacatttcaGGGACACTTCCAAttggtttctgcttaactttCTGCTGATcactacattttaattttctataCATTTCTGCATATCCCTTCAGAAGGCAACTACAttgaagtgagttgttgcagcttaattTCCAACTAATGTAACTTTAGTTCCTTGACTCTTGATGATGAAGTTGTATTTGTTGGTTATTAGCAATTGATGGTGGCAAAAATGGACATTTAGGAAAATTGTTCCAAAGTTGGACTGATCTgctgaaatgacagaaaagggtgaaaatgtaaatggtttaaaatgtactttaatgAATTATCTAAAGTtgctgcaacaactcactttaATTTAGTGGCCTGCCGaggggaagttagacagaaactagcTGGAAGCAGAATTAGCAGGATGATGATTGGTTAAGTTGAAACCAattggaagtttcctggaagtgtattaaaaaaataccaGTTATTTATTAAAATAGCAGAACATTATTATTACTCAATAGTGTTTTGGTAATTTCCAAAACATTTGGAGGTTATTAAGGTAATAAGGGGATCATTTgaaagaaatttcaaatatgttactgggtaattaccacctacttaccatcAAATTTGGgtacctgtaaaatgaagtttTATCATTGTTTTGTATAAGTTTAATAATTTTGAATGGTGCAATAAGCCATTCTGGAGGATGATATTTGCTAGAAAAAATATacatgctttgggttggtgggtGAGGCCATCCACCAATTGAAAGCATAAACAATCACCCATCTTCCACATTGCACCTTTATTTTTGCACTGCATGTTAATGACAGTGGTATTCTTGTGATTTAGCAAACATTCGTACATTGTTGATGAGGTAAAGATGTATGTCTCTCAGCAACTTGATGTTTGTTTCAAGGTAAATTTATCTTGCATAGTAAATGAATTAACTTTAGGTCATGCCAGATGTAGGATATGTATGTAATGTTATGCATTTTGGTGCTATACTGTATTTTCCAAATTATAAATGGTTTTCAAAAGGTGCTTTGGTAAAACTGTTAATGGTTTTTAATTTGGGAATGCATGTCAgttattttcaaaacaaaacatgagtacaagtttttttttacatgcattaCTGCAATAGACGACTATGAACACAGGAGGGAGCTGCTCATACTGTATTTTCCCTGCATTTAGAGGCAGGCTGGTGGACACAAGTTGACATTGCAGGAGGtgcagagaaaggaagagagataATGTGACTGTTGACTGAGTTTACTGTTTTGCATTTATTGTTATGGAGAAGgctcacacatttacatttgcattaaaatctacttgaaaattaaaaacatgcattggattttttttttagtttttttcattgACATTTTGCTGTAAATTGAGATTTTTATATAATCTTTAGAAAATTGAGAAGGTAATGTTAGCCAGGATATCTATACGGTGTGATATCGTATCAGTATATGCTTCCTGACAGTGCTACAATGTAAAGACTTGATTTCACAGATTTCACACTATTGTTTACAATAGTAAATTATCATCATTTACACTGGGAAGACAAGAAAGCCGCTGAAGGTCGTGTGTCCATTCCAGTTGTCATACACTCTGCCCTCATCCCACAGTTCGATGTGCACCTTATCACCAGCAGCCAACTGCAAGACAACAGAGTTACTGCCAATGTCCGAGCCATCAGCCGAAATCTCATCATAGGTCGAAATCTGACGGACGCCGTTTTTCATCAGAATGGCCCCCGCTACGTGAGTGTTGTAGCCATAGGTGCTGAAGGTGAAGTAATAGAGACCGTTCACTGGAGCTGTGAAGATTCCTGCAACAGAGCAAAGATGCAAGGTGAGTTACTCGGATAAGAAGTAGATTTacgttttatttctttacaaatTCTTGAAGGCAGAGCTACTTAGAAGGGAATTAGTTAAATATTACTAATAAATGAATCATCTGTAAAGATCAACCGAATATACACTCAAGGCTACAGTAGCTGGAATGTATGCTATGATGTTCCTTACTCCAAGCAGTTTTTAGGCATTTTTTGTTCCATCTGATTTTTATTcactttaaacatgtttttcattgcATTAAATAAATCCTGCACCTCTATGGAAACAGAACAATCATGGCTGCAAGAATGGGAGAACTCAATAAAGGAAAATGTGATTAGGCAGTTTTAAACTTCAACCAGCACTAGAAAACACTAGAGAGTCAAACAGTATCACAAattcttcctctttgtttgaTCTTGTTTGAAATACCAGAAGCATGAGTGTGAGAGTTTTACAGCTTCAGGACATTTCATGTCTACAAGAAGAACAACAATTTTATCTCAAACAACTACTTCTACTACACAATCATGTGATTCTGATGAAGCAGTTTAATGTGGCAAACCCTTAGCAATATGTAGTAACATGAAAATGACCTGTACCTGTATTTTGGTCATAACCACCAGTGTTTGAGAATATCCTTTTGAAAACCAGAGTCTTATCTGTGCTGGGTCCTCTGTAAATCTCCCCTGAGTTTGCCAAACAGGCCGAGAATGCGATCTGAGGAGCATCTGTGGACGGACAGTTACATGGAGACATCATAAAAGTTGAAGTATGATTCAGGGTGATAACTCTCATTGATTTACATcttttatatacattttctaaaaaagcCCTTAAAAAAGGTGCGATACGTAAGACCTGTCAAAGTCATTCTGCtggtaactgtagctgctgttagctagttagcttagttagccgtgcagctagcggtaaGGATTAGCAGCTCTGGTACCAAGGGACTGTTGGGGTTTACAACgctggcacaggagctttggcTGGGCCGGgccaggctagctggttagcatgctaacttcagtagatatctgtgACACAATATGTAGCTATAACATCAGAATTGTTATTTCCTCACAGTCACTAGAtattttgagggtttttttcaaattttttcaACTTAGATTTTAACAAACTGCACCTTTAGTTTTAGAAATGAACACTCAGACAGCATTTTCTTCACAGATCTATCATAATATATATTTAgagatttactgtatatataaaatttcaaatttgttttgttgtaaaatatTTGACTTTGGATACCAAGAAACTTAAACACACAGACTTAagcagcgtgggatcatgggagttgttgtctttattgtttataaCACTATTGCTGATGGAAATCTAAATGtcactcaggcagaaatgttcacaaatgggtttaaatgttttaaactgttattcACATTACGTTTACTCTCGCTCCCcagcttccttcctcactctctgactctcttccAGAAGTTATAGCCACAGGCGACAAAATGAAACGCAGTTTACCAGTTACCCAGAGTTccgggtttgaacattgttggaaacatttgggatagcAACGcaacaaaatatattatatgtcttgtcattttagacatttcCAAGCCGAAATGTTACATATCACATCTTTAAATACTGTAAGTTTGATCATTTACCTTTAGCGCTGCTCTGTTTCAGCTTATCaatctcctcctctgtggcatTCAGTCTCGTTTTCAGGCCTGTACAAGTTTAAGAAACATAATCAATGCCAACAATCCAaatgcgttttttttttttatcactattAATCTTGTACCTTCATTCTCTTTGTTCAGTCTGTCCACTTCAGCTTTCTGTCTCGTCAGCTCGTCCACGGTGGTGTTGAGCCTGGCCTCCAGAGCGTCGACATCATTCTGCCATCCGCTGACATTTTTCAGTTTGTCCTCCAAGTTGTTTATGAATTCGACTTTAGCTTTCAGCCACTCAAAGGTATCCATGTAATCTCTCTGTTCAAACCCTGGCTCCCCAAACGAGAGTCCCAGGATGGTCAGCAGAAGCAAAGCCCTGAACTCCATTTCCTCAGAATTTGAAACCTCTTGGATATTTTCCTCGCAGTGTGTGGAGGGTGGGTTTTCCTCTGTGGCTTTATATACACATCTGCTCTCGTTTAGGCCCTCAGGGAGTCCAGTTCTGGTCATGTCCCAACAGGCCTGCGAGTCTGATTTCCTGAATCATATGAACAGGGAA
This is a stretch of genomic DNA from Pagrus major chromosome 10, Pma_NU_1.0. It encodes these proteins:
- the LOC141003885 gene encoding uncharacterized protein, whose protein sequence is MTRTGLPEGLNESRCVYKATEENPPSTHCEENIQEVSNSEEMEFRALLLLTILGLSFGEPGFEQRDYMDTFEWLKAKVEFINNLEDKLKNVSGWQNDVDALEARLNTTVDELTRQKAEVDRLNKENEGLKTRLNATEEEIDKLKQSSAKDAPQIAFSACLANSGEIYRGPSTDKTLVFKRIFSNTGGYDQNTGIFTAPVNGLYYFTFSTYGYNTHVAGAILMKNGVRQISTYDEISADGSDIGSNSVVLQLAAGDKVHIELWDEGRVYDNWNGHTTFSGFLVFPV